In Candidatus Zixiibacteriota bacterium, the genomic stretch GTCGTCGATCCGACCATTCTCGGCGGTGTTGTGATCATCGTCGGTGGGGAGATCATCGATCACTCGGTGCGGCATGACTTGACACGGCTGCGCGACGCCCTGCAGGCCCTGAAGGTCCACGCGGCGGCGTGAGATGTCACGCATCTTGGCGCTGTTATTAATGCCGTATAGTAAGGGAGAATATAAACGATGGCGTTGAAACCGGAAGAAGTCTCATCCGTCATTGCCCGCGAGATCGGCCAATATCAGGGTCGGCTCGAAATGGAATCGGTCGGCACCGTGCTCCAGGTCGGCGATGGCATCGCGCGCGTTTGGGGCTTGCAGGATGCGATGATGTCGGAGCTGGTCAGTTTCCCCGGCGACATCATCGGCTTGATCCTCAACCTGGAGGAGGACAACGTCGGCTGCGCGATCTTTGGTTCCGACCGCAACATCAAAGAAGGCGACACGGTTCGCCGGACCGGGCGCGTCGCTTCGGTGCCGGTGGGCGATGCCCTGATCGGTCGTGTCGTGAACCCCCTCGGGCAGCCGCTCGATGGTGCCGGGCCGATTGTCACCGATCGTTTCCGACCGCTCGAAGGTCATGCTCCCAGCGTCGTGGAGCGCCAGCCGGTCAAAGAGCCGGTGCAGACCGGACTCAAGGCGATCGATTCGATGATCCCGATCGGGCGTGGCCAGCGCGAGTTGATCATCGGCGACCGTCAGATCGGCAAGACCGCCATTGCCGTGGATATGATCATCAATCAGAAGGGGACAGACCTCTTCTGTATCTATGTCGCGATCGGCCAGAAATCCTCGACCGTCGCACAGGTCGTGGAGACATTCCGCAAGCATGGCGCCATGGAGTACACGACCGTCGTCGTCGCCTCGGCGACCGACCCGGCGCCGCTGCAATTCATCGCCCCGTATGCCGGCGCCGCGATGGGCGAGGAGTTTCTGCACAGCAAGCGCCATGTCGTCTGCGTCTACGACGATCTGTCGAAGCATGCGACGGCCTACCGCCAGTTGGCGTTGCTCTTGCGTCGCCCGCCGGGACGCGAGGCCTTCCCCGGTGACATCTTCTATCTGCACTCGCGGCTGTTGGAGCGCGCTGCCAAGCTGAATGATGAGAAGGGCGGTGGCTCGCTCACAGCGCTGCCGATCATCGAGACGCAGGCCGGGGACGTGACCGCCTACATTCCCACGAACGTCATCTCGATTACGGATGGGCAGATCTATCTCGAGGGCGACTTGTTCTACTCCGGCGTGCGTCCGGCGGTCAATGTGGGTCTGTCGGTGTCGCGCGTCGGCGGTAATGCGCAGACCAAGGCGATGAAGAAGGTCGCTGGTTCGCTGCGTCTCGATCTGGCGCAGTACCGGGCCCTGGCGGCGTTCGCCCAGTTCGGGTCCGATCTCGATGAAGCGACCCGCCGCCAACTCACGCGCGGCGAGCGCATGGTCGAGCTGCTCAAGCAGGATCAATATGTCCCGGTGGCGGTCGAGGATCAGGTGATGGTGATTTGGGCCGGGACGCACGGGTTCTTGGATGATCTCCCCGTGGCGGCCGTGCGCAAGTTCGAACGCGAGTTCCAGGAGTTCATGCACAAAGAGTATCCCGATGTCGGCCACACCATCAGATCCAAGGGGCAATTGACCGACGATCTCGACGCCAAGCTGAAGGAGGCGTGCGCGAAGTTCCGCAAGGCCTTCGTCGCCTGATCTGATTGGGAGGGCGACGCTCCTGCGGAGCCGCCTTCCATATTGAATCATGCCCTCGTTACGCGACATCAAACGCCGGATCCGCACGGTCAATTCGACCCAGCAGATCACCAAGGCCATGGAGATGGTGGCGGCCGCCAAGTTGCGGAAGGCGCAACAGCGTGCCGAGCGGGCCCGGCCGTACGCCCGCAAGCTGGAGCTCATTCTCACCAATCTGGCACGGGCGACGCAGGGCGGTGCGACACCACATCCCTACTTCGATGTCCGCCCGGTCCGGAAGACCACCATCGTGCTGGTGACCGCCGACCGCGGCTTGTGCGGGTCGTTCAACGCCAACCTGATTCGCCGCACCTGGCAGTTGCTCGGTGAATACGACACACAGAGCGCAGAATTGGTGTTGATCGGCAAGCGCGGTCACACCTGGTTCCGGAAACGCGGCTTCCCGATTGTCGCCGCCCACCTCGACTTCGGCGGCAACCTCGACTTCGCGCGCGTGCGCCGGATCTCATCGGAGTTGACGCAACGATTCACCGGCGGCCAAACCGATGCGATCCACCTGGTCTATGCCCGTTTCCTGTCGATCGCCCGCTCGGAGGTGACGGTGGCCCGTTTCCTCCCGATTGCGACGTCTGAGGCGCAGGTGGGAGCCGCGGCCGACTACATCTTCGAGCCCGATCCGGCATCGATCTACAATGACTTGATGCCGCGCTACGCCACCACGGTGATTCAGACCGCGCTGGCCGAGTCGTTCGCCGCCGAGCATGCGGCGCGCATGCTCGCCATGGGGGCGGCGACCAAGTCGGCGGGCGAGATGATCGACGCGTTGACGTTGCAGTACAACAAGGCGCGCCAGAGCGCCATCACCAAGGAGTTGTTGGATATCGTCGGCGGCGCCAATGCGGTGCAATAGATGTTGCTGGCGGGCGTTGTGTGTTCTGGATTGGATGCAATGACAATGGCCTTCCGGATCGGTCAACAAGGGGCTTAAGCCCCTTGCCCGCGCTTTGTTGCGGCGTCGGGAGATTGACTGGATCTGTAGGTTGCGTACAAGGGAGATAGGATGGCGGAAGCAAACTGGGGCAAAGTCGTGCAGGTCATCGGTCCAACAGTCGATTGTGAGTTCCATTCCGACCGTCTGCCGAACCTTCTCAACGCGATTAAGATCGCCGACAAGGAGCGGGGCATCGATCTCACGGTCGAAGTGTCGATGCATATCGGCGATAATCTCGTCCGTTGTGTGGCGTTGGCTTCGACCGACGGCCTGGTGCGCGGCATGCCGGCACTCGACACCGGCGGCCCGATCGCCGTCCCCGTGGGACCGCACTGCCTCGGCCGCGTTTTCAATCTCCTCGGTGCGCCGATCGACGGCAAGGGGCCATTGACCGGCGACACCGGGCGCCGCGATCCGATCCATCGCCCTGCGCCCTCGCTGGCCGACCAGGCCACGGAAACGGCGATCCTCGAAACCGGCATCAAGGTTATCGATTTGTTGGAACCCTACCCCAAGGGCGGCAAGGTCGGTCTCTTCGGTGGCGCCGGCGTCGGCAAGACCGTCATCATCCAGGAGTTGATCCGCAACATCGCCACCGAGCATGGCGGCTTCTCGGTCTTCTGCGGCGTCGGTGAACGCACCCGCGAGGGCAATGATCTCTATCTGGAAATGACTGCCTCAGGCGTGATCAAGAAGACGGTGATGGTCTTTGGCCAGATGAACGAGCCACCGGGCGCGCGTCTGCGGGTTGGGCTGGCCGGCCTGACCATGGCCGAGTACTTCCGTGATGAAGAGCATCAGGATGTGCTGATCTTCATCGACAACATCTTTCGCTTTGTGCAGGCCGGCTCCGAGGTCTCGGCGCTCCTCGGGCGCATGCCCTCCGCGGTCGGATACCAGCCGACACTGGGCACCGAAATGGGCGCTCTGCAGGAACGGATCACATCGACCAAGTCCGGATCGATCACCTCGGTGCAGGCGATCTATGTCCCCGCCGATGACCTGACCGATCCGGCGCCGGCGACGACCTTCTCGCACTTGGATGCCACCACCGTGCTGTCGCGACAGATCGCCGAGCTGGGGCTCTACCCGGCGGTCGACCCCCTCGATTCGACCTCGCGCATTCTCGACCCGCACATCGTCGGAGAGCG encodes the following:
- the atpA gene encoding F0F1 ATP synthase subunit alpha; translation: MALKPEEVSSVIAREIGQYQGRLEMESVGTVLQVGDGIARVWGLQDAMMSELVSFPGDIIGLILNLEEDNVGCAIFGSDRNIKEGDTVRRTGRVASVPVGDALIGRVVNPLGQPLDGAGPIVTDRFRPLEGHAPSVVERQPVKEPVQTGLKAIDSMIPIGRGQRELIIGDRQIGKTAIAVDMIINQKGTDLFCIYVAIGQKSSTVAQVVETFRKHGAMEYTTVVVASATDPAPLQFIAPYAGAAMGEEFLHSKRHVVCVYDDLSKHATAYRQLALLLRRPPGREAFPGDIFYLHSRLLERAAKLNDEKGGGSLTALPIIETQAGDVTAYIPTNVISITDGQIYLEGDLFYSGVRPAVNVGLSVSRVGGNAQTKAMKKVAGSLRLDLAQYRALAAFAQFGSDLDEATRRQLTRGERMVELLKQDQYVPVAVEDQVMVIWAGTHGFLDDLPVAAVRKFEREFQEFMHKEYPDVGHTIRSKGQLTDDLDAKLKEACAKFRKAFVA
- the atpG gene encoding ATP synthase F1 subunit gamma — translated: MPSLRDIKRRIRTVNSTQQITKAMEMVAAAKLRKAQQRAERARPYARKLELILTNLARATQGGATPHPYFDVRPVRKTTIVLVTADRGLCGSFNANLIRRTWQLLGEYDTQSAELVLIGKRGHTWFRKRGFPIVAAHLDFGGNLDFARVRRISSELTQRFTGGQTDAIHLVYARFLSIARSEVTVARFLPIATSEAQVGAAADYIFEPDPASIYNDLMPRYATTVIQTALAESFAAEHAARMLAMGAATKSAGEMIDALTLQYNKARQSAITKELLDIVGGANAVQ
- the atpD gene encoding F0F1 ATP synthase subunit beta; translation: MAEANWGKVVQVIGPTVDCEFHSDRLPNLLNAIKIADKERGIDLTVEVSMHIGDNLVRCVALASTDGLVRGMPALDTGGPIAVPVGPHCLGRVFNLLGAPIDGKGPLTGDTGRRDPIHRPAPSLADQATETAILETGIKVIDLLEPYPKGGKVGLFGGAGVGKTVIIQELIRNIATEHGGFSVFCGVGERTREGNDLYLEMTASGVIKKTVMVFGQMNEPPGARLRVGLAGLTMAEYFRDEEHQDVLIFIDNIFRFVQAGSEVSALLGRMPSAVGYQPTLGTEMGALQERITSTKSGSITSVQAIYVPADDLTDPAPATTFSHLDATTVLSRQIAELGLYPAVDPLDSTSRILDPHIVGERHYQVARGVQRILQRYKDLQDIIAILGMEELSEEDKVIVSRARRIQRFLSQPFFVAEAFTNTAGRYAKLEDTIKGFEELIGGKYDDVPEQAFVMVGTIEEALERAERMKSEAA